In Halosegnis marinus, one genomic interval encodes:
- a CDS encoding SDR family NAD(P)-dependent oxidoreductase, translating into MDEFDLTGRTAVVTGGSRGIGRAIAHGLAEAGADVAPLSRSREDVATVAAEVEERGRDSTVATCDVTEADDVREAFDAVRDALGPIDVVVNNAGVNPDGALGRPEDVSDDDFGFVEDVNLGGAFTCARVAAEDLHERGGSVVNVASVGGLVGLPRQHPYVASKHGLVGLTKSMALDWAPDVRVNCVAPGYVVTDLTEDLAENETLAASIRERTPLDRFAEPEEIAGPVVFLASDAASYVTGTTLVADGGWTAR; encoded by the coding sequence ATGGACGAGTTCGACCTGACGGGACGCACGGCGGTCGTGACCGGCGGCTCGCGCGGCATCGGGCGCGCCATCGCCCACGGCCTCGCGGAGGCCGGCGCGGACGTGGCCCCGCTCTCCCGCTCGCGAGAGGACGTGGCGACCGTGGCCGCGGAGGTGGAGGAGCGCGGCCGCGACAGCACGGTCGCGACCTGCGACGTGACCGAGGCCGACGACGTACGCGAGGCGTTCGACGCCGTGCGCGACGCGCTGGGACCGATAGACGTCGTCGTGAACAACGCGGGCGTCAACCCGGACGGCGCGCTCGGCCGGCCCGAGGACGTGAGCGACGACGACTTCGGGTTCGTCGAGGACGTGAACCTCGGCGGGGCGTTCACCTGTGCGCGCGTGGCGGCCGAGGACCTCCACGAGCGCGGCGGCAGTGTCGTCAACGTCGCCTCCGTCGGCGGGCTGGTCGGCCTGCCGCGCCAGCACCCGTACGTCGCCTCGAAACACGGGCTCGTCGGGCTGACGAAGTCGATGGCGCTCGACTGGGCGCCCGACGTGCGGGTCAACTGCGTCGCGCCGGGCTACGTCGTCACCGACCTCACGGAGGACCTCGCGGAGAACGAGACGCTCGCGGCGTCCATCCGCGAGCGCACGCCGCTCGACCGCTTCGCCGAGCCCGAGGAGATTGCCGGTCCCGTCGTCTTCCTCGCGAGCGACGCGGCCAGCTACGTCACCGGGACGACGCTCGTCGCCGACGGGGGGTGGACCGCCCGGTAG
- a CDS encoding FAD-binding domain-containing protein, translated as MTSVLVWHRSDLRPADNAALAAAVRDGDPAPVFCFDPQFYGADGLACDARLRFLHESLADLRERYRALGSDLALLCGDPRERLRDLLADHDALYVNRDVTARYGRDRDDDILAWDGVTAFGDDGIDRSGGGRDGWREQATEWMETEPRPAPDALPANPVASETSVDGIESEYGVSPEKRRVPKGGRGPALKRLDRFVDDLPGYPGNVSPPAAAEDHCSRLSAYLKFGCLSVREVYSRVADAPESRGREMYESRLFWNRHYRQKLADWSGWTDEAVNPVFRGLYRAEHDPDLLAAWKEGRTGFPMVDASMRALVETGFINFRMRAMCASFLTYVLREPWQYGADFFYYHLVDADPGINHTQWQSQAGTVGVHPVRVYDPAKQAREYDPDGTFVREYVPELAALPDDHLPRPEKAPLVVLDEAGLELGADYPRPVVDYERRAGEARERFAALSERAREAIGVPEIRRRASLSRRRREEREAPSDDGQASLDSFG; from the coding sequence GTGACTTCGGTCCTCGTCTGGCACCGCTCGGACCTGCGGCCGGCGGACAACGCCGCGCTCGCCGCCGCGGTCCGCGACGGCGACCCCGCGCCCGTCTTCTGTTTCGACCCGCAGTTCTACGGCGCCGACGGGCTGGCCTGCGACGCCCGACTCCGCTTCCTCCACGAGTCGCTCGCGGACCTCCGTGAGCGCTACCGCGCGCTCGGGTCGGACCTCGCGCTGCTGTGCGGCGACCCCCGCGAGCGCCTGCGCGACCTCCTCGCGGACCACGACGCGCTGTACGTGAACCGCGACGTGACGGCCCGCTACGGCCGTGACCGCGACGACGATATCCTCGCGTGGGACGGCGTGACCGCCTTCGGCGACGACGGTATCGACCGGTCGGGCGGGGGACGCGACGGCTGGCGCGAGCAGGCGACCGAGTGGATGGAGACGGAGCCGCGTCCCGCGCCCGACGCCCTGCCCGCGAACCCGGTGGCCTCGGAGACCAGCGTGGACGGAATCGAGTCGGAGTACGGCGTGAGCCCGGAGAAACGGCGGGTTCCGAAGGGCGGTCGCGGCCCGGCGCTGAAGCGGCTGGACCGGTTCGTCGACGACCTGCCCGGCTACCCCGGCAACGTCTCGCCGCCCGCCGCCGCCGAGGACCACTGCTCGCGACTCTCCGCGTACCTGAAGTTCGGCTGTCTCTCCGTCCGGGAGGTCTACAGCCGAGTAGCGGACGCGCCCGAGTCGCGCGGCCGGGAGATGTACGAGTCGCGGCTGTTCTGGAACCGCCACTACCGCCAGAAGCTCGCGGACTGGTCGGGGTGGACGGACGAGGCCGTCAACCCCGTGTTCCGGGGCCTCTACCGCGCGGAGCACGACCCGGACCTGCTCGCGGCGTGGAAGGAGGGGCGGACGGGGTTCCCGATGGTGGACGCCTCGATGCGCGCGCTCGTCGAGACGGGGTTCATCAACTTCCGGATGCGCGCGATGTGTGCGAGTTTCCTCACCTACGTCCTGCGCGAGCCGTGGCAGTACGGCGCCGACTTCTTCTACTACCACCTCGTCGACGCCGACCCCGGCATCAACCACACGCAGTGGCAGTCGCAGGCCGGCACCGTCGGCGTCCATCCCGTGCGCGTCTACGACCCGGCGAAGCAGGCCCGCGAGTACGACCCCGACGGCACGTTCGTCCGCGAGTACGTCCCCGAACTCGCGGCGCTGCCCGACGACCACCTGCCGCGCCCGGAGAAGGCCCCGCTCGTCGTGCTGGACGAGGCGGGGCTCGAACTCGGGGCGGACTACCCGCGGCCCGTGGTGGACTACGAGCGGCGGGCCGGCGAGGCGCGCGAGCGGTTCGCGGCGCTCTCCGAGCGGGCGCGGGAGGCAATCGGGGTGCCGGAGATACGCCGCCGGGCGTCGCTGTCGCGGCGGCGGCGCGAGGAGCGCGAGGCGCCGTCCGACGACGGACAGGCCAGCCTCGACAGCTTCGGCTAG
- a CDS encoding MarR family transcriptional regulator — protein MTDEAPDWEFKERDVLVLRELSRDPQLSSRDLARILAEKHGIEVSHVTVSESIRGMREQGVFREAVIPNEEYFVFGLFEFKFNTENFADGWRDAMEYIRDSPNTLFYFLSDGEYQWKAVMMFPTRSAESRWIHDCYKAHGDVIDNIRNSVVHNVLKFRTDPEILAALHDD, from the coding sequence ATGACAGACGAAGCGCCGGACTGGGAGTTCAAGGAGCGCGACGTGCTCGTCCTCCGGGAGCTGTCGCGCGACCCGCAGCTGTCCTCGCGCGACCTCGCGCGCATCCTCGCCGAGAAGCACGGCATCGAGGTGAGCCACGTCACGGTGAGCGAGTCCATCCGCGGGATGCGCGAGCAGGGCGTCTTCCGCGAGGCGGTCATCCCGAACGAGGAGTACTTCGTGTTCGGCCTCTTCGAGTTCAAGTTCAACACCGAGAACTTCGCCGACGGGTGGCGCGACGCGATGGAGTACATCCGCGACTCGCCGAACACGCTGTTCTACTTCCTCTCGGACGGCGAGTACCAGTGGAAGGCGGTGATGATGTTCCCGACCCGCTCGGCGGAGTCGCGGTGGATACACGACTGCTACAAGGCCCACGGCGACGTCATCGACAACATCCGCAACAGCGTCGTCCACAACGTTCTGAAGTTCCGGACCGACCCCGAGATACTCGCCGCGCTCCACGACGACTAG
- a CDS encoding branched-chain amino acid ABC transporter permease → MVDVNAVNLATNVLLLGALYSLVAIGFTLIFGVGGVLNLAHGAVLSIGAYSAVAVVRATGSVPLAAVAAAAGAGLFSLAFYKGMIRYARESPVLVLILTLVMGLVIEQVVLVAFGGQALAVPSLLAGQTEVAGQRLSNNRVFVFALSWLLIGGLFYFVNRTKTGQAILATSMSEKGAALVGIEADRVYTYTWILAGVLAGLAGLFLASFQTATPLMGRTPLLLSFSIVVIGGLGSIRGSVIGAYLISFLDQVTVTLVSTRLAGVSALVVLVLVLLIKPEGLFGRELAEH, encoded by the coding sequence ATGGTAGACGTCAACGCCGTCAACCTCGCGACGAACGTGCTCCTGCTCGGGGCGCTCTACTCGCTCGTCGCCATCGGCTTCACGCTCATCTTCGGCGTCGGCGGGGTGTTGAACCTCGCACACGGCGCCGTGTTGAGCATCGGCGCGTACAGCGCCGTCGCCGTCGTCCGGGCGACCGGAAGCGTCCCGCTCGCGGCCGTCGCGGCCGCCGCAGGGGCCGGGCTGTTCAGCCTCGCCTTCTACAAGGGGATGATACGCTACGCCCGGGAGAGCCCGGTGCTCGTCCTCATCCTCACGTTGGTGATGGGACTCGTCATCGAACAGGTCGTCCTGGTCGCGTTCGGCGGCCAGGCGCTCGCGGTGCCGAGCCTGCTGGCCGGCCAGACGGAAGTGGCGGGCCAGCGGCTCTCGAACAACCGCGTGTTCGTGTTCGCGCTCTCGTGGCTCCTCATCGGGGGCCTGTTCTACTTCGTCAACCGGACGAAGACGGGGCAGGCCATCCTCGCCACCTCCATGTCGGAGAAGGGCGCGGCGCTCGTCGGCATCGAGGCCGACCGCGTCTACACCTACACGTGGATACTCGCGGGTGTGCTCGCGGGCCTCGCGGGGCTGTTCCTCGCGTCGTTCCAGACGGCCACGCCGCTCATGGGCCGGACGCCGCTGCTGCTGTCGTTCAGCATCGTCGTCATCGGCGGCCTCGGCTCCATCCGCGGCTCGGTCATCGGCGCGTACCTCATCAGCTTCCTCGACCAGGTGACGGTGACGCTCGTCAGCACCCGGCTGGCCGGCGTCTCCGCGCTCGTCGTCCTCGTACTCGTGTTGCTAATCAAACCCGAAGGCCTGTTCGGCCGTGAGCTCGCGGAGCACTGA
- a CDS encoding ABC transporter substrate-binding protein, protein MSETDAGKLSPKNRNDGNVGRRTFLKATGVSAGAAALAGCTDTIGGGGDGGIPDTIRLGALGPADSPMGDSILKSAELAVEEINDDGGIAGADVTLSTKDTKDDPGTTRSGYQELTTGENVHATVGIFGSENLLSIMGNISNAQTVHMTAGAATPEAPARVADDFEANKYWFRVGPVNADYLQQSMIDYASARFDTMGWDTVAVIAEDYVWTEPITDSIEQRLEEEVGVEVTSVQRIAEGTEDFTPIYDQLESAGVDGAFTALAHIGTTSLVQWAQQQRPFGYGGIHVPTQLPSFWDATSGACISTFSQTTATADSEITEKTVPYADAYAEKYDGALPVYTGYSAYDAVYMLKDAIESGESVDSDTIVSELESMTFTGTSGTLEFFGEDGDYPHDIKYGEEYTRGVYFQWQPEGESGTQSVVWPDEHQQSEYQAPPWQ, encoded by the coding sequence GTGAGCGAGACAGATGCTGGTAAGCTGTCCCCGAAGAACAGAAACGATGGAAACGTCGGTCGCCGGACCTTCCTGAAGGCGACGGGCGTGAGCGCCGGGGCTGCGGCGCTCGCCGGCTGTACGGACACCATCGGCGGCGGCGGCGACGGCGGCATCCCGGACACCATCCGTCTGGGCGCGCTCGGGCCGGCCGACTCCCCGATGGGCGACTCCATCCTCAAGAGCGCCGAACTCGCCGTCGAGGAGATCAACGACGACGGCGGCATCGCGGGCGCCGACGTCACCCTCTCCACGAAGGACACGAAGGACGACCCCGGCACGACCCGCTCGGGCTATCAGGAGCTGACCACCGGCGAGAACGTCCACGCCACGGTCGGCATCTTCGGCTCGGAGAACCTCCTCTCCATCATGGGGAACATCTCGAACGCCCAGACGGTCCACATGACCGCGGGCGCGGCGACGCCGGAGGCCCCGGCGCGCGTGGCCGACGACTTCGAGGCCAACAAGTACTGGTTCCGCGTCGGCCCCGTGAACGCCGACTACCTCCAGCAGTCGATGATCGACTACGCCTCGGCCCGCTTCGACACGATGGGCTGGGACACCGTCGCCGTCATCGCCGAGGACTACGTGTGGACGGAGCCCATCACGGACTCCATCGAACAGCGGCTGGAGGAGGAGGTCGGCGTCGAGGTCACGTCGGTCCAGCGTATCGCGGAGGGGACCGAGGACTTCACGCCCATCTACGACCAGCTCGAATCGGCCGGCGTGGACGGCGCGTTCACCGCGCTCGCCCACATCGGGACGACCTCGCTGGTCCAGTGGGCCCAACAGCAGCGCCCGTTCGGCTACGGCGGCATCCACGTGCCGACGCAGCTCCCCTCGTTCTGGGACGCCACGAGCGGCGCCTGCATCTCGACGTTCTCGCAGACGACCGCGACGGCGGACTCCGAGATCACCGAGAAGACCGTCCCGTACGCGGACGCCTACGCTGAGAAGTACGACGGCGCGCTCCCGGTCTACACCGGCTACTCTGCGTACGACGCCGTCTACATGCTGAAGGACGCTATCGAGTCCGGCGAGTCCGTGGACAGCGACACCATCGTCTCCGAGCTCGAGTCGATGACGTTCACCGGCACCTCGGGAACGCTGGAGTTCTTCGGGGAGGACGGGGACTACCCCCACGACATCAAGTACGGCGAGGAGTACACCCGCGGCGTCTACTTCCAGTGGCAGCCCGAGGGCGAATCGGGCACCCAGAGCGTCGTCTGGCCCGACGAGCACCAGCAGTCCGAGTACCAGGCACCGCCCTGGCAGTAG
- a CDS encoding acyl-CoA dehydrogenase family protein, with protein MVFKTDGAHDAVRRAVREFGEEEIRPVAQEHDENKEYPLEIRKKAADLDFVAPSIPEEYGGAGMDPISRSIVTEELWRADPGIGSAVGSAGFGTSMILEYGDEWMKEEWLPQITAGEAASFSAISEPAHGSNVAGIETRAEKDGDEWVINGNKTWITNGTVADVGVLMAKTEPGEGHRGITAFLVPADSDGFVPTKIDNKLGIRASDLAEIQLNDVRIPEENVIGEVNKGFYQLMEFFAAGRTSVAAQAVGAASGALDAAIDYAKEREQFGQKIDQFQAVSHKLADMATQVEAARSLTYRAASHVDESKDDEAVRLASMAKYFASEMSVDVADDAIQVHGGAGYVTDHPVERFYRDARITKIYEGTSEIQKNIISDRL; from the coding sequence ATGGTGTTCAAGACCGACGGCGCACACGACGCCGTCCGGCGCGCGGTGCGCGAGTTCGGCGAGGAGGAGATCCGACCCGTCGCACAGGAGCACGACGAGAACAAGGAGTATCCGCTGGAGATCCGCAAGAAGGCCGCGGACCTCGACTTCGTCGCCCCCTCCATCCCGGAGGAGTACGGCGGCGCGGGGATGGACCCCATCTCGCGGTCCATCGTCACCGAGGAGCTGTGGCGCGCGGACCCCGGCATCGGGAGCGCCGTCGGCTCGGCCGGCTTCGGCACCTCGATGATTCTGGAGTACGGCGACGAGTGGATGAAGGAGGAGTGGCTCCCGCAGATCACGGCCGGCGAGGCCGCCTCCTTCTCCGCCATCTCGGAGCCGGCGCACGGCTCGAACGTCGCGGGCATCGAGACGCGCGCCGAGAAGGACGGCGACGAGTGGGTCATCAACGGCAACAAGACGTGGATCACGAACGGCACGGTCGCCGACGTGGGCGTCCTGATGGCGAAGACCGAGCCCGGCGAGGGCCACCGCGGCATCACGGCGTTCCTCGTGCCCGCCGACTCGGACGGCTTCGTCCCGACGAAGATCGACAACAAGCTCGGTATCCGCGCCTCCGACCTCGCGGAGATCCAGCTCAACGACGTGCGCATTCCGGAGGAGAACGTCATCGGCGAGGTGAACAAGGGGTTCTACCAGTTGATGGAGTTCTTCGCCGCGGGCCGCACCTCCGTCGCGGCACAGGCCGTCGGCGCGGCCTCGGGCGCGCTCGACGCCGCCATCGACTACGCGAAGGAGCGAGAGCAGTTCGGCCAGAAGATCGACCAGTTCCAGGCCGTGAGCCACAAGCTCGCCGACATGGCGACGCAGGTAGAGGCGGCCCGCTCGCTCACCTACCGCGCGGCGAGCCACGTCGACGAGAGCAAGGACGACGAGGCCGTCCGGCTGGCATCCATGGCGAAGTACTTCGCCTCCGAGATGTCCGTCGACGTCGCGGACGACGCCATCCAGGTCCACGGCGGCGCGGGCTACGTGACGGACCACCCCGTCGAGCGGTTCTACCGCGACGCCCGCATCACGAAGATCTACGAGGGGACCTCGGAGATACAGAAGAACATCATCTCCGACCGCCTGTAA
- a CDS encoding enoyl-CoA hydratase/isomerase family protein, whose amino-acid sequence MSDDAVLLDVENGVATMTLNKPEVRNALTAELSHAIIDTIDDLETRDDVRCLVVTGQEGTFCAGGDINSMVERMSGDMPLHDAVRNIQQVTSRAVRRVYEFHRPTVAKVDGAAFGAGGNLAIACDCLVASERARIGFGFRQVGLAVDSGTSYLLPRIVGENVAKELVFTGELLDAERASELGIFNHVYEDFDAEAEEFVASIAEGPSVALETSKRLIEQGLSSDLKQAQDDEAAAQAAVFATHDHEEGATAFMESRSPEFEGE is encoded by the coding sequence ATGAGCGACGACGCGGTGTTACTCGACGTGGAGAACGGTGTCGCGACGATGACCCTCAACAAGCCCGAGGTGCGCAACGCCCTGACGGCGGAGCTGTCACACGCCATCATCGACACGATAGACGACCTGGAGACGCGCGACGACGTGCGCTGTCTCGTCGTGACGGGCCAGGAGGGCACCTTCTGTGCGGGCGGCGACATCAACTCCATGGTGGAGCGGATGTCGGGCGACATGCCGCTGCACGACGCCGTGCGCAACATCCAGCAGGTCACCTCGCGCGCGGTCCGCCGCGTGTACGAGTTCCACCGACCCACGGTGGCGAAGGTGGACGGCGCGGCGTTCGGCGCGGGCGGCAACCTCGCCATCGCCTGCGACTGCCTGGTCGCCTCCGAGCGGGCGCGCATCGGCTTCGGCTTCCGGCAGGTCGGCCTCGCCGTGGACTCGGGCACCTCCTACCTCCTGCCGCGCATCGTCGGGGAGAACGTCGCGAAGGAGCTCGTCTTCACGGGCGAACTGCTCGACGCCGAGCGCGCGAGCGAGCTCGGCATCTTCAACCACGTGTACGAGGACTTCGACGCCGAGGCCGAGGAGTTCGTCGCGTCCATCGCGGAGGGGCCGTCGGTCGCGCTGGAGACCTCGAAGCGGCTCATCGAGCAGGGGCTCTCCTCGGACCTCAAGCAGGCGCAGGACGACGAGGCCGCGGCACAGGCCGCCGTCTTCGCCACCCACGACCACGAGGAGGGCGCGACGGCGTTCATGGAGTCGCGGTCGCCGGAGTTCGAGGGGGAGTAG
- a CDS encoding branched-chain amino acid ABC transporter permease — MAGNTDTGVRTWGELLDPRSMATHQQLGLVAILALFVLPLVLPAIWAFRVAGALFFATFVMSWDFVSGYTGEISFGHGLFFGVGGYAAGMANLHLDVDPWLAVFVGVAAAGAAGLLIGFPSLRLQGPYFSLVTLVTPIILISVFRFFPDLTGGELGLVGVGTVDKFGDLLFLPSPGFSPIGAAYLALGVFLFALVVFVAVTRSDAGMVLTGIREDETAVAATGKNPAKFKLFAFVLSGLIGGLAGATYGFSAVGSFTVSELLALVISIEVIVAAILGGMGTITGAAFGGAFFYILRTVMRNIEFIGELYFLVFAVVTLLFLFFLPQGIVPAAVNRLFAGGSPGEPVTDGGSTDAMAVLRDWMDRLGGEKR; from the coding sequence ATGGCAGGGAACACCGACACCGGCGTGCGGACGTGGGGCGAACTGCTCGACCCCCGCTCGATGGCGACCCACCAGCAGCTCGGGCTCGTCGCCATCCTCGCGCTGTTCGTCCTGCCGCTCGTGCTGCCCGCCATCTGGGCGTTCCGGGTCGCCGGCGCGCTCTTCTTCGCGACGTTCGTGATGAGCTGGGACTTCGTCTCCGGCTACACGGGCGAGATATCCTTCGGCCACGGGCTGTTCTTCGGCGTGGGAGGGTACGCCGCCGGCATGGCGAACCTCCACCTCGACGTCGACCCGTGGCTCGCGGTGTTCGTCGGCGTCGCCGCCGCCGGCGCCGCGGGGCTGCTCATCGGCTTCCCGTCGCTCCGGCTCCAGGGGCCGTACTTCTCGCTGGTGACGCTCGTCACGCCCATCATCCTCATCTCCGTGTTCCGGTTCTTCCCGGACCTCACGGGCGGGGAGCTCGGGCTGGTCGGCGTCGGCACCGTGGACAAGTTCGGCGACCTGCTGTTCCTCCCGTCGCCCGGCTTCTCGCCCATCGGGGCCGCGTACCTCGCGCTCGGCGTGTTCCTGTTCGCGCTCGTGGTGTTCGTCGCCGTCACCCGCTCGGACGCGGGGATGGTGCTGACGGGCATCCGCGAGGACGAGACGGCCGTCGCCGCGACGGGCAAGAACCCGGCGAAGTTCAAGCTGTTCGCGTTCGTGCTCTCGGGCCTCATCGGGGGGCTGGCGGGCGCGACGTACGGCTTCAGCGCCGTCGGTAGCTTCACCGTCTCCGAACTGCTGGCGCTCGTCATCTCCATCGAGGTCATCGTCGCCGCCATCCTCGGCGGCATGGGGACCATCACGGGCGCGGCGTTCGGCGGGGCGTTCTTCTACATCCTGCGGACGGTGATGCGCAACATCGAGTTCATCGGGGAGCTGTACTTCCTCGTGTTCGCCGTCGTGACGCTGTTGTTCCTGTTCTTCCTGCCGCAGGGCATCGTGCCCGCGGCGGTCAACCGGCTCTTCGCCGGCGGCAGTCCCGGGGAGCCAGTGACGGACGGGGGCTCGACGGACGCGATGGCCGTGTTGCGCGACTGGATGGACCGCCTCGGGGGTGAGAAGCGATGA
- a CDS encoding ABC transporter ATP-binding protein: MSADGLGPDDGVLVADGLTKRFGGLTAVDDLSFAVEEGEILGFIGPNGAGKSTTFNCITGRYPPTEGRVYYRGEEVTGAESYDMVKAGLARTFQEFRPFSDRTVLRNIQTALVPDELFSTSGLRGETRQQAIELCERVGLGDDLYRTPSELPHAGMLRLELGRAMATDPDLILVDEPFAGLAEAEVKQLSALLEELRGAGTTLVVVDHNMRGLLSLIDRAVVINFGAKIAEGTPEEIRADPEVQEAYLGGE; this comes from the coding sequence ATGAGCGCCGACGGGCTCGGCCCGGACGACGGCGTGCTCGTCGCCGACGGCCTCACGAAGCGGTTCGGCGGGCTGACCGCCGTGGACGACCTCTCCTTCGCCGTGGAGGAGGGCGAGATACTCGGATTCATCGGCCCCAACGGGGCCGGCAAGTCCACCACGTTCAACTGCATCACCGGCCGGTACCCGCCCACCGAGGGCCGCGTGTACTACCGCGGCGAGGAGGTCACCGGCGCGGAGTCGTACGACATGGTGAAGGCCGGCCTCGCGCGCACCTTCCAGGAGTTCCGGCCGTTCTCCGACCGGACGGTCCTCCGGAACATCCAGACCGCGCTCGTCCCCGACGAGCTGTTCTCCACCTCGGGCCTGCGCGGGGAGACCCGCCAGCAGGCCATCGAGCTGTGCGAGCGCGTCGGGCTGGGCGACGACCTCTACCGGACGCCGAGCGAGCTACCCCACGCGGGGATGCTCCGGCTCGAACTCGGTCGCGCCATGGCGACCGACCCGGACCTCATCCTCGTCGACGAGCCCTTCGCGGGGCTCGCCGAGGCAGAGGTGAAACAGCTCTCGGCGCTGCTGGAGGAACTCCGCGGGGCGGGCACCACGCTCGTCGTCGTGGACCACAACATGCGGGGGCTGCTCTCGCTCATCGACCGCGCCGTGGTCATCAACTTCGGCGCGAAGATCGCGGAGGGGACGCCCGAGGAGATACGGGCCGACCCCGAGGTGCAGGAAGCGTACCTCGGCGGCGAATAA
- a CDS encoding alpha/beta fold hydrolase, producing the protein MDHAAWTEAQESATVDVDGHAVEMAYYEAGPADAEPVVFLHGIPTWGFLWRGVAPALADEYRVVVPDLVGYGNSENGEGFDRSIRAQEGALASLLDALDVDRFHLVAHDIGGGVALRFAAHRPERVGKLVCSNVVCYDSWPVEFVSTLGLPRTASMDDDELAGQLDFAFADGAYGEADPDFVAGMKYPWLDREGGKRALARAAVSTNTNHTTEIPYGDITADLLCLWAEEDAMQPVSYGERLADEVGGDVVRLDEAFHWVPEDRAETYRSELRSFLGTTERDT; encoded by the coding sequence ATGGACCACGCGGCGTGGACCGAGGCGCAGGAGTCCGCCACCGTGGACGTGGACGGCCACGCGGTCGAGATGGCCTACTACGAGGCCGGCCCCGCGGACGCCGAGCCCGTGGTGTTCCTCCACGGGATTCCGACCTGGGGGTTCCTGTGGCGCGGCGTCGCTCCCGCCCTCGCCGACGAGTACCGGGTCGTCGTCCCGGACCTCGTCGGCTACGGCAACAGCGAGAACGGCGAGGGCTTCGACCGCTCGATTCGCGCCCAGGAGGGTGCGCTCGCGAGCCTGCTCGACGCGCTCGACGTGGACCGGTTCCACCTCGTCGCCCACGACATCGGCGGCGGCGTCGCGCTCCGCTTCGCCGCCCACCGGCCCGAGCGGGTCGGGAAGCTGGTCTGCTCGAACGTCGTCTGCTACGACTCGTGGCCCGTCGAGTTCGTCTCGACGCTGGGGCTGCCCCGGACCGCGTCGATGGACGACGACGAACTCGCGGGGCAACTCGACTTCGCGTTCGCGGACGGCGCGTACGGCGAGGCCGACCCCGACTTCGTCGCCGGGATGAAGTACCCGTGGCTGGACCGCGAGGGCGGCAAGCGGGCGCTCGCTCGCGCCGCCGTCTCGACGAACACCAACCACACGACGGAGATACCGTACGGCGACATCACGGCCGACCTGCTGTGTCTGTGGGCCGAGGAGGACGCCATGCAGCCGGTATCGTACGGCGAACGGCTCGCCGACGAGGTCGGCGGCGACGTGGTCCGGCTGGACGAGGCGTTCCACTGGGTGCCGGAGGACCGCGCCGAGACGTACCGCTCGGAGCTACGGTCGTTCCTCGGAACGACCGAAAGGGACACGTAA